A segment of the Thiovulum sp. ES genome:
AGTTTCTGTTATAATTTGTAAAATTTGATAGAGAGTCTTCATGGATACAAATTGTCAAGAATTTTTAGACACTGCTAAAGCGATTGCAAACAATGATGCAATTGCAAAAAATGA
Coding sequences within it:
- a CDS encoding hypothetical protein (IMG reference gene:2508611140_SP) produces the protein MDTNCQEFLDTAKAIANNDAIAKN